The Acanthochromis polyacanthus isolate Apoly-LR-REF ecotype Palm Island chromosome 17, KAUST_Apoly_ChrSc, whole genome shotgun sequence genome has a window encoding:
- the LOC110962106 gene encoding periostin isoform X1 yields the protein MHQLPVVTLVLVALCSLGSVDSSAYDKIVTHSRIRARNEGPNVCALQQVLGTKKKYFSTCRNWYKGSICGKKAVVIYECCPGYMKLEGMRGCPAVAPIDHVYGTLGLVKATTTQQYSDISKLREEIEGKGSFTMFAPSNDAWDQLEPDVRAALVSNVNIELYNALHFHMVNRRLVTKDLKNGMTLTSMYNDQGLYINHYSNGVVTVNCARIIYGNQVATNGVVHVIDRVISAVGNTIKNILDVNEDLSSFSAAAIASEMMDKLDQPGQFTLFAPTNAAFDKLSPGYLERIMGDKTIIAALVNYHLLNSVQCAEAIMAGSVYETAEGSTIEIGCDGDTLTVNGIKMVLKKDIVASNGVIHLIDQVLVPNSAKEVMELIGESQSTFSDMVSELGLAAALSAKTEYTLLAPLNTAFTSEVMSTDQSLLRVILENHILKLKVTLSELYNGQLLETIAGKLLRVFIYRSAVCIENACMTRGGKEGTNGALYLMRSLIKPADKTLYELLIADGRFKIFLSLMETAGLDELLKQEGSYTIFAPTDDAFDGLSKEDFALLKSDLNALRTILLYHVSNGIFINEGLEGGVTNLLKTFQGNSLQVISVNNSIHVNSVDVPHSDLMATNGVIHVVKNVLYPGDLPVGRQDLLVLLRKLIKYIQIKFVSGFSYAEIPLTFLKRTITTTHYIGVPDSTKVIRVIEGEPTITKVTRVIETEPTVTKVVVEGEPVITKVTRVIEGDPSITTVTRVMEGDPSRSKVTRVIEVDPSRSKVTQVIEGDPSRSKVTRVIKGGSAITKVTRVIDGTEVDADGKRITGGARYTTANEPQIIEGPDFSKITTIHGNPSLIDEESERITKIIQEGGKFAAARKAPAGMRRRARLVRHHHKPRE from the exons ATGCATCAGCTGCCAGTGGTGACCTTAGTGCTGGTGGCGCTCTGCTCTCTGGGGAGCGTCGACTCCTCAGCCTATGACAAGATAGTCACTCACAGCCGCATACGGGCCAGGAATGAAGG ACCCAATGTGTGCGCTCTGCAGCAGGTCCTGGGCACCAAAAAGAAGTACTTCAGCACATGCAGGAACTGGTACAAAGGCTCCATCTGTGGCAAGAAGGC TGTGGTCATATATGAATGCTGTCCTGGGTACATGAAGCTGGAGGGCATGAGAGGATGCCCTGCAG TGGCTCCTATCGACCATGTTTATGGCACGCTTGGCCTTGTAAAGGCTACAACCACACAACAATACTCGGATATATCCAAGCTGAGAGAGGAAATCGAGGGCAAAGGTTCCTTCACCATGTTTGCACCAAGCAATGATGCCTGGGATCAGCTGGAGCCT GATGTACGAGCTGCACTGGTGAGCAACGTGAACATCGAGCTGTACAACGCTCTTCACTTCCACATGGTGAACCGTCGTCTTGTGACCAAAGACCTGAAGAATGGCATGACTCTTACCTCCATGTACAATGACCAGGGGCTCTACATCAATCACTATTCAAATGGG GTTGTGACAGTGAACTGTGCCAGGATCATCTATGGTAACCAGGTGGCCACAAACGGTGTGGTGCATGTGATCGATCGGGTGATCAGCGCTGTGGGTAACACCATCAAGAATATACTGGATGTCAACGAGGACCTCTCCTCTTTCAGC GCTGCAGCAATAGCTTCTGAAATGATGGACAAGCTGGACCAACCTGGCCAGTTTACTCTGTTTGCTCCAACTAATGCAGCCTTTGACAAACTGAGCCCAGGCTACCTGGAGCGGATCATGGGAGACAAGACTATTATTGCAG CCCTGGTGAACTATCACCTCCTGAACAGCGTCCAGTGTGCAGAAGCCATCATGGCAGGATCCGTGTATGAGACTGCAGAGGGCAGCACCATCGAGATCGGCTGCGATGGCGACACTCTGACTGTCAATGGCATCAAGATGGTGCTGAAGAAAGACATCGTAGCCTCCAATGGCGTCATCCACCTCATAGATCAAGTGCTCGTCCCAAACTCAG CCAAGGAAGTGATGGAGCTTATTGGAGAGTCCCAGAGCACGTTCAGCGACATGGTGTCCGAACTGGGCTTAGCTGCTGCTCTCAGTGCAAAGACAGAGTACACACTGCTCGCTCCTCTCAACACTGCTTTCACTA GTGAGGTGATGTCAACAGACCAGAGCCTGCTGAGAGTCATTCTGGAAAATCACATCTTGAAGTTAAAAGTCACCCTGAGCGAGCTCTACAACGGACAGCTGCTGGAAACAATTGCTGGCAAACTGCTCAGAGTCTTCATTTACCGCTCT GCGGTGTGCATAGAAAATGCATGTATGACACGTGGAGGTAAGGAGGGAACCAATGGGGCTCTCTATCTCATGAGGTCTCTCATCAAACCGGCCGACAAAACACTCTACGAACTCCTGATTGCTGACGGACGATTCAA gATTTTCCTGTCGCTGATGGAGACAGCAGGTCTGGATGAGCTGCTGAAGCAGGAAGGCTCCTACACCATCTTTGCACCGACTGACGATGCCTTTGATGGCCTCAGTAAAGAGGACTTTGCTCTGCTCAAAA GTGATCTAAATGCTTTGAGAACCATTCTGCTGTACCACGTCAGTAATGGTATCTTCATCAATGAAGGATTAGAGGGAGGAGTTACCAACCTGCTGAAAACCTTCCAGGGCAACAGCCTGCAAGTTATATCC GTGAACAACTCTATCCACGTAAATTCTGTGGATGTGCCACACAGCGATCTGATGGCAACAAATGGAGTGATCCATGTGGTGAAGAATGTTCTGTATCCTGGGG ACCTTCCTGTGGGCCGTCAGGACCTCCTGGTTCTCCTGAGGAAGCTGATTAAGTACATCCAGATTAAG TTTGTTTCTGGATTTTCTTACGCTGAGATCCCTCTCACCTTCCTCA AGAGGACCATAACAACTACTCATTATATTGGAG TTCCTGATTCCACAAAGGTGATCAGAGTCATTGAAGGAGAGCCGACCATCACCAAGGTAACGAGAGTCATAGAGACAGAGCCAACAGTCACTAAGGTGGTGGTTGAGGGTGAGCCTGTGATCACCAAGGTAACGAGAGTCATCGAGGGAGACCCATCCATCACTACAGTGACCCGAGTCATGGAGGGGGATCCTTCACGCAGCAAAGTCACTCGAGTCATCGAGGTGGATCCTTCACGCAGCAAAGTCACCCAAGTCATCGAGGGGGATCCTTCACGCAGCAAAGTTACCAGGGTCATTAAGGGAGGGTCTGCCATTACCAAAGTTACAAGAGTTATCGATG GTACAGAGGTTGATGCCGATGGAAAGAGGATTACGG GTGGAGCCAGATACACCACGGCGAACGAGCCTCAGATCATTGAGG GTCCAGACTTCTCCAAGATCACCACCATCCATGGCAACCCCAGTCTGATCGATGAGGAATCGGAGAGAATTACCAAAATCATTCAAG AAGGAGGTAAATTTGCTGCTGCCAGGAAAGCTCCAG CTGGAATGAGGAGGAGAGCGAGGCTGGTCAGACATCACCACAAACCAAGGGAGTAA
- the LOC110962106 gene encoding periostin isoform X2, giving the protein MHQLPVVTLVLVALCSLGSVDSSAYDKIVTHSRIRARNEGPNVCALQQVLGTKKKYFSTCRNWYKGSICGKKAVVIYECCPGYMKLEGMRGCPAVAPIDHVYGTLGLVKATTTQQYSDISKLREEIEGKGSFTMFAPSNDAWDQLEPDVRAALVSNVNIELYNALHFHMVNRRLVTKDLKNGMTLTSMYNDQGLYINHYSNGVVTVNCARIIYGNQVATNGVVHVIDRVISAVGNTIKNILDVNEDLSSFSAAAIASEMMDKLDQPGQFTLFAPTNAAFDKLSPGYLERIMGDKTIIAALVNYHLLNSVQCAEAIMAGSVYETAEGSTIEIGCDGDTLTVNGIKMVLKKDIVASNGVIHLIDQVLVPNSAKEVMELIGESQSTFSDMVSELGLAAALSAKTEYTLLAPLNTAFTSEVMSTDQSLLRVILENHILKLKVTLSELYNGQLLETIAGKLLRVFIYRSAVCIENACMTRGGKEGTNGALYLMRSLIKPADKTLYELLIADGRFKIFLSLMETAGLDELLKQEGSYTIFAPTDDAFDGLSKEDFALLKSDLNALRTILLYHVSNGIFINEGLEGGVTNLLKTFQGNSLQVISVNNSIHVNSVDVPHSDLMATNGVIHVVKNVLYPGDLPVGRQDLLVLLRKLIKYIQIKFVSGFSYAEIPLTFLKRTITTTHYIGVPDSTKVIRVIEGEPTITKVTRVIETEPTVTKVVVEGEPVITKVTRVIEGDPSITTVTRVMEGDPSRSKVTRVIEVDPSRSKVTQVIEGDPSRSKVTRVIKGGSAITKVTRVIDGTEVDADGKRITGPDFSKITTIHGNPSLIDEESERITKIIQEGGKFAAARKAPAGMRRRARLVRHHHKPRE; this is encoded by the exons ATGCATCAGCTGCCAGTGGTGACCTTAGTGCTGGTGGCGCTCTGCTCTCTGGGGAGCGTCGACTCCTCAGCCTATGACAAGATAGTCACTCACAGCCGCATACGGGCCAGGAATGAAGG ACCCAATGTGTGCGCTCTGCAGCAGGTCCTGGGCACCAAAAAGAAGTACTTCAGCACATGCAGGAACTGGTACAAAGGCTCCATCTGTGGCAAGAAGGC TGTGGTCATATATGAATGCTGTCCTGGGTACATGAAGCTGGAGGGCATGAGAGGATGCCCTGCAG TGGCTCCTATCGACCATGTTTATGGCACGCTTGGCCTTGTAAAGGCTACAACCACACAACAATACTCGGATATATCCAAGCTGAGAGAGGAAATCGAGGGCAAAGGTTCCTTCACCATGTTTGCACCAAGCAATGATGCCTGGGATCAGCTGGAGCCT GATGTACGAGCTGCACTGGTGAGCAACGTGAACATCGAGCTGTACAACGCTCTTCACTTCCACATGGTGAACCGTCGTCTTGTGACCAAAGACCTGAAGAATGGCATGACTCTTACCTCCATGTACAATGACCAGGGGCTCTACATCAATCACTATTCAAATGGG GTTGTGACAGTGAACTGTGCCAGGATCATCTATGGTAACCAGGTGGCCACAAACGGTGTGGTGCATGTGATCGATCGGGTGATCAGCGCTGTGGGTAACACCATCAAGAATATACTGGATGTCAACGAGGACCTCTCCTCTTTCAGC GCTGCAGCAATAGCTTCTGAAATGATGGACAAGCTGGACCAACCTGGCCAGTTTACTCTGTTTGCTCCAACTAATGCAGCCTTTGACAAACTGAGCCCAGGCTACCTGGAGCGGATCATGGGAGACAAGACTATTATTGCAG CCCTGGTGAACTATCACCTCCTGAACAGCGTCCAGTGTGCAGAAGCCATCATGGCAGGATCCGTGTATGAGACTGCAGAGGGCAGCACCATCGAGATCGGCTGCGATGGCGACACTCTGACTGTCAATGGCATCAAGATGGTGCTGAAGAAAGACATCGTAGCCTCCAATGGCGTCATCCACCTCATAGATCAAGTGCTCGTCCCAAACTCAG CCAAGGAAGTGATGGAGCTTATTGGAGAGTCCCAGAGCACGTTCAGCGACATGGTGTCCGAACTGGGCTTAGCTGCTGCTCTCAGTGCAAAGACAGAGTACACACTGCTCGCTCCTCTCAACACTGCTTTCACTA GTGAGGTGATGTCAACAGACCAGAGCCTGCTGAGAGTCATTCTGGAAAATCACATCTTGAAGTTAAAAGTCACCCTGAGCGAGCTCTACAACGGACAGCTGCTGGAAACAATTGCTGGCAAACTGCTCAGAGTCTTCATTTACCGCTCT GCGGTGTGCATAGAAAATGCATGTATGACACGTGGAGGTAAGGAGGGAACCAATGGGGCTCTCTATCTCATGAGGTCTCTCATCAAACCGGCCGACAAAACACTCTACGAACTCCTGATTGCTGACGGACGATTCAA gATTTTCCTGTCGCTGATGGAGACAGCAGGTCTGGATGAGCTGCTGAAGCAGGAAGGCTCCTACACCATCTTTGCACCGACTGACGATGCCTTTGATGGCCTCAGTAAAGAGGACTTTGCTCTGCTCAAAA GTGATCTAAATGCTTTGAGAACCATTCTGCTGTACCACGTCAGTAATGGTATCTTCATCAATGAAGGATTAGAGGGAGGAGTTACCAACCTGCTGAAAACCTTCCAGGGCAACAGCCTGCAAGTTATATCC GTGAACAACTCTATCCACGTAAATTCTGTGGATGTGCCACACAGCGATCTGATGGCAACAAATGGAGTGATCCATGTGGTGAAGAATGTTCTGTATCCTGGGG ACCTTCCTGTGGGCCGTCAGGACCTCCTGGTTCTCCTGAGGAAGCTGATTAAGTACATCCAGATTAAG TTTGTTTCTGGATTTTCTTACGCTGAGATCCCTCTCACCTTCCTCA AGAGGACCATAACAACTACTCATTATATTGGAG TTCCTGATTCCACAAAGGTGATCAGAGTCATTGAAGGAGAGCCGACCATCACCAAGGTAACGAGAGTCATAGAGACAGAGCCAACAGTCACTAAGGTGGTGGTTGAGGGTGAGCCTGTGATCACCAAGGTAACGAGAGTCATCGAGGGAGACCCATCCATCACTACAGTGACCCGAGTCATGGAGGGGGATCCTTCACGCAGCAAAGTCACTCGAGTCATCGAGGTGGATCCTTCACGCAGCAAAGTCACCCAAGTCATCGAGGGGGATCCTTCACGCAGCAAAGTTACCAGGGTCATTAAGGGAGGGTCTGCCATTACCAAAGTTACAAGAGTTATCGATG GTACAGAGGTTGATGCCGATGGAAAGAGGATTACGG GTCCAGACTTCTCCAAGATCACCACCATCCATGGCAACCCCAGTCTGATCGATGAGGAATCGGAGAGAATTACCAAAATCATTCAAG AAGGAGGTAAATTTGCTGCTGCCAGGAAAGCTCCAG CTGGAATGAGGAGGAGAGCGAGGCTGGTCAGACATCACCACAAACCAAGGGAGTAA